Genomic window (Drosophila ananassae strain 14024-0371.13 chromosome 3L, ASM1763931v2, whole genome shotgun sequence):
TTAAAGATTAAAGATATTAGAGAAGTTATACAATCTTTTATTGAGAAGAATATaagtttcaaataaaatatatcccATTAATATTTCAAATCCCCATATCCCATTAATAGGCGTTCAAAGCTTAAAACATTCGTTAAGAATTCGTAATTGAAATATGTGTAACATTCTAGTTGTCATAATGTGGTCCATTTTTTAGacgtttagtttttatttataaaactaaTAAGCCTTTTTTTGAGTTGAATTAAGAAACCTGATAAAATTGATCTtgattataaaataaacatcCTAGCAAAGAAGATTTCTGGCGGCGAACAATATCTGATATATTGAAAAACCTTTGAAACTAAATGGATAACAAGACTTCAGAGGCTTGAATTTTAGAATATTTCAAGGATGGGAGTTTTTTTAAGGAATATGTTTCAAGGTTAAGAtaagtttttgaaataaagaGGTTTCTATATTTTTCTATGAGAACCAATAgttttttttgccaatttgTGATAAGGACTTTTAAGGCTATTATTATTTCATATCTAAAAACTCTTATATCGGAAAGACCCATACAAATATTGAAACTAAAGCCTTAGGGATATATTTAACTATTATTGTATAATCTTATCAACAATGATTAtgaacaatttaaatattcacaTAATCCATAACATGGCCTCGAAATTGTGTAACTCTTTTGTAGAACAAGTTATGCAACCCCAAAAATATTACCAGACACATGTTATGTAAATTATGGAAAAGactaaagaaaaaaacataaattcaatttggaaaaccccaaaaacaaaaaacagaaagtCATTCATATTATTTCGACGGCAACGACCCTCGGTCATCAAAACAATACATTCATATCCACATTCATATAGTAACTACATATGTGACGGTACTCACTGGAAATATAATTATTCTAATGAAGTTGGCCAGAGTCAGTGACAAGTCACGTCGATCCATCGCCATCGCTATAGCCGTAAGCCAGAATTAAAGCCAAATTCAACACCAATGGCCTGGCCGGAAGTTGTTCCTGATGCTTGGCTAACAAAGCGTGGCGGGCAGCTAGctaaatattttccatgaTTAACTCTCTTCGGGCCGGTCTGGCCATTCAGAAATCTAACCATATGCCACTGGAGTTATGATTCCAATCCAAATCTGATTCATGCAACCATGAGCCATGCTCCGAAATGATGTCAATGCTATTTGGGTACCCGGACTCTAGCACTATCATGTGGAGCTTCGACTTCAACTTCTGGCCcggcttttggccagaaatcCATTGCATAATCAGTGGGGTACCTGATCATATTTCACGCCGACTGGCCACAGTGTTTGTCGTCCATTTTACCACTATTTTAGTGGCTATCAAATGGGGAGGAGAGCACCGGCTTTGTGCCTCCTCAATTACGATCGGAGGCTGATGCTGCCACATTACTCTATTTTGGCCCAGTTGGTTGCCGAACCGTGCGATATGAGGCCTGCCAGTCGATTGCAATAGGCCCCATTCGGAGGCAATTAAAACCAATCGGTTAATGGCGATCGCTTTCTGCTTTCCATTCAGACAATtaccttttatttttattacaatcAGAATGTAATCTATTGGATACCATCTATGAGAATTTAAGTTATTGAACTGTCATGACCTGAAAACTTCATAAATGGgctttaattaaaatcaaatacaTCTATTGAGTAAAtcctaaaattataaaatatctgAAGATATAGAATGTAAATTTTTAATCCActtgttatttattaaatcTATTTTTTATCAGTTGCCCTTCTTAGCCCTGCTCGTCTGTGTGCGAGCGGCGGTGACCGGACCCGAGGCTAGGTCCAGTGTGGACTCCAAGGATCGGCAAGTGGCCACCGCGGGTGTGGGAGTCCTGGACTCGGTCCTGCGTGGCAAGAGCCGGCAGTCGCGCTGTGTACGCTGCTACGAGGATCGTGATCGGGATCGTTATTACGGCGGATACTCCAGCCGAACCGGAGACGATTCTCGCGGTAGTTCCTGGTATTATTCCGGGTACGAGGATCGCGGCAGCAGTCGGGATCGTGACTACGACAGGTATTATGACCGTTATCGGTACTACGATGATCGGTATACCCCAAGGACCTACGACCGGTACGAGGGTCGGGGCTACGACGAATACAGGCGTCCCTCGGCCTATGGATCCTACGACAGGGAGCGCGGCTATGGCTACGATAACCGAGATCGATACTACACCGATCGCTATAGTGAAGGTTCGTCTAGGGGTTAGTATAGCTTAGCTTGTTAAGTAATATATCCTTAAAATGATATCCTTTTATTTATAGATCGGTACTACGACCGCTCTCGTTCCGGCTACGATCGCTATGATCCCTACGACCGCTACTACTCCAGGTATGATTTTCGCAACTATCGTCCTTGGGATGAGACCTACAGGTATCCTTCTgttctctttcttttctttcgcatacatacatattctGTACATATTCTTGTTGTTTTCCCTGTATTTTGTCACTTTCCATCAATGAATTATTTCCTGTTTTTACTTTCTAATTGCATacaaaaccaaaacaacaacaactacaacatcAAAATACACACCAcaccaccacaacaacaacatcaacactGTGGACACTACGGATGCTTCACTGGCTGCCAAACCAAAATGTTACCCGAAATACTCAAATGCACTGCAAAACCCGCACTCACTACTTTCCGAACGAAATATCCCGTATCCGCCCCATGGGCTCCCGCTCGCCAACTCGACCACcgcttccgtttccgctttCGCGCCATCAGAGGTCAGTCTGGCTTCGATAACTCCGGACGTGGCTATTACTTTGCCACCGATGAGGACGATGGCGATATGAGAAACCGGGGCTCCGGTTACGCCTACAATCGCCCCTCAAACTCGCTGTCCACGCCCTGCGGCCGCATCTCCGGAAATTGTCCTTATGCTGGTGCCGGTTACTCCAAGGTCACGTCCTCGGCCATCGGCAGTGACAGCTCTCGCATCCCGGGACACACCAATGTCCTCGGCTCCGAGGGCGGTGGCTGGACGTACCTGGGAGATCGCGACCGAGACCGGGATCAGGACAAGGTCAGCGGCaagggcagcagcagcggcgggggcagcagcagtagcTCCAACAGCGTcagcagcaacggcaacggaggcagcggcagcggcggcagtCGGGATCGGGACAGGGATAGGGATGCACAGAGGTAAGTTGCAGTGGGTGTTGCccctgcaacagcaacacgtTACAGCGTTTGTAAATACTGGAATTTGAAAGGGCTTTCTCTGTCTGAAAATCTTTTGAAATTCCTGATTGTGTCTCATATTGAATTCCTCACACGGATTCGGTTCCGGAATCAGTCTCGGCATTAAGTTAGGCTTGCCCTCTTGTCGCCCCTTATAGCTCTTCCTATGGTGGCCGACCACGTCCTCTAGGCGTCAGCTATCTACTGGAACGGGACTCGGACTCCTCGTCGGATGGCCCTGGAAAGCCGGCGAACCCAGCCGGTGGTGGTGTGGGTGGAGGTGGTGGTACTaatggtggtgctggtggccAGAGCATGCCAATTCCCGCTGCCCAGACAGCCGCCGAGGGAAGTTCCGGCACTGCTGAGCAGTAGAGCTTGCACCGGAAACTGATACGGAACTGGTTCTGAAAATGACGGAAATCGAATCACGACTCCTGGAACCAGAAGATGCGGTGCAGCGGCTGGGATAGCGGCCGGGCCAAGCcggtgggcgtggcatagCTTAGTTTAACCTTCCATCCGTATTTATGTGTAATTCGTAAGCTAAGTCTCCAAAGAAACTATTTATGTGTGCGGCACAGCtttgcttaaaaaataaacttcaaaGATCCTCATAACTCTTCGATTCTTGTGGTTTTTGGGGAAATTTTGGAAACAAagaaagtatatttttatggaATGTACTGtatgttttattgttttattctTCAATTCTTAAAAATAAGTTCGTACATTTttcatcattattattttttcaacatACTTTCCTATGAGAGAACCTGagctaaaatataaaaaccaaacaaatagaaacaatatttcaaaatcaagatacaaaacaaacaaataaaactaAGGGAAATAAAATGGATTAGGTAAATCGTAAAATTCGAAATCAAaagttaaaaaagaaaataaataacgaatatatttaaaaaaaaatttaaaatgaaatttataataaattaaacgAAAATCAAATgcctaaaaataataaactaatATGACTAGTTAAACGCATAAAAAGGTATTAAAATTAAGGCAGTCTACAAACATATAATCAcggattaaaaatataagaaattataataattaaataatatgaagaattttaaataatgaaataataaagtgaaatgaagaaaaaatttaaatacaaaagatttttataaaatattgaacaaaaaaactaaatatgaGAAGAAAAATTGtgtaacaaatataaaatgtaaaaatgaagtatatacatataaataaaaaaattattaaacttaaaattattaataataatttgataaaTAATTAcgtaaattatacaaaaataataataatatctgAAAAAACACagtgaaaataaatatgtataacaaaaattaaagaataaacagaaaattttaaattttaaaaaataactcaaTGCGAAAACGTTCAATTATATTAAAGAACATCGAAATAAatcgaaaattaaaaaaaatatagagaaatgaaatgcaaaaatgtttaacaaaaatatatcagAAGTATTGAATATAATTAAATCATATTAAAAGGGGTCAATTGatcaaaaaaatagttttcaaagAATATAGTTTTCCATAAATGAAGTAACAGAATtatgaaacaaaaacacagaaaattaaaaatcaaaatcaaagaaaatagcacaaatgtttaaaatatagATCACAGAAAATgcgtaataaaatataaattatgtgaaaagaaaaataataaaataaattattgagataatacaaatatacaaaaaaacgtgaattgaaaagaaaataattaattataaacaaaaaagtacTTACCAATTCATAAGAAGAACTTAACAgtaaatcataaatattttagaaatCCAAATAAGGagtttcaaattaaaaaaatctgtgaaaaaaatacttaaaaagaaaccacattttaaacaaatttaactTAAACAAATTCATAACGAATCAAAATTATAAACGAAATTAAcgaaattcaattttgttaaataaaccAAGGCATAAATAAAAAGGTAATACTGTgaaaaaaattcttttaaaaatataaataataataaaacaaaagaaatataaatacacaatTAATCAAACCAatttgcaaacaaaaaaattaaattgaaaaagcTCAAGGAACCTCATGaacaaaacaattattttttaacaaaaacagCATTGCTATTGGCAATATACGTTGATGAAACTTTCCTAATGATCTTTTCTTGAATTTatagtttaaatttaatttggaaACCTTCGTCAAGGATATTGTTAAACCAACAAATTTATCTCAAAAccatttaacaaaaaaacagcaacaaaaactaaaataatagcaaaactaaaaaggcacaaaaatatttgaaactaaaatttaatttaagggTTTTAGAAACTGTGTGATACAATTTCAGGAAGTACGATCTCTTGACATCCTCGTGACATCCTTGGGTAAGGTCCTTgatgtttgtttttggattttctttttcaaaagaagacttttttcaaaattagtttttttctattgatgttatgttttgtttttgaaagTCTGTTTGCTTTTATATGATGTAAGTTTGAAATTTCAGTTAAATTATTGTCATTGTAACAATAATACCATTTAGATGTCACAACTACATTTTGTTTTCTGGTGTGTCTGATGGTTTTTATAGGATTTATTAGTATTATGTTCTGCTATTGTCGTATTTCGGGCGTGATGATACACAAACCCATTTTTTGAAGGA
Coding sequences:
- the LOC6495633 gene encoding glycine-rich RNA-binding protein RZ1C isoform X3, which codes for MRAFMLLPFLALLVCVRAAVTGPEARSSVDSKDRQVATAGVGVLDSVLRGKSRQSRCVRCYEDRDRDRYYGGYSSRTGDDSRGSSWYYSGYEDRGSSRDRDYDRYYDRYRYYDDRYTPRTYDRYEGRGYDEYRRPSAYGSYDRERGYGYDNRDRYYTDRYSEGSSRDRYYDRSRSGYDRYDPYDRYYSRYDFRNYRPWDETYRGQSGFDNSGRGYYFATDEDDGDMRNRGSGYAYNRPSNSLSTPCGRISGNCPYAGAGYSKVTSSAIGSDSSRIPGHTNVLGSEGGGWTYLGDRDRDRDQDKVSGKGSSSGGGSSSSSNSVSSNGNGGSGSGGSRDRDRDRDAQRLALLSPLIALPMVADHVL
- the LOC6495633 gene encoding glycine-rich RNA-binding protein RZ1C isoform X5, producing the protein MRAFMLLPFLALLVCVRAAVTGPEARSSVDSKDRQVATAGVGVLDSVLRGKSRQSRCVRCYEDRDRDRYYGGYSSRTGDDSRGSSWYYSGYEDRGSSRDRDYDRYYDRYRYYDDRYTPRTYDRYEGRGYDEYRRPSAYGSYDRERGYGYDNRDRYYTDRYSEGSSRDRYYDRSRSGYDRYDPYDRYYSSSSYGGRPRPLGVSYLLERDSDSSSDGPGKPANPAGGGVGGGGGTNGGAGGQSMPIPAAQTAAEGSSGTAEQ
- the LOC6495633 gene encoding uncharacterized transmembrane protein DDB_G0289901 isoform X1, which gives rise to MRAFMLLPFLALLVCVRAAVTGPEARSSVDSKDRQVATAGVGVLDSVLRGKSRQSRCVRCYEDRDRDRYYGGYSSRTGDDSRGSSWYYSGYEDRGSSRDRDYDRYYDRYRYYDDRYTPRTYDRYEGRGYDEYRRPSAYGSYDRERGYGYDNRDRYYTDRYSEGSSRDRYYDRSRSGYDRYDPYDRYYSRYDFRNYRPWDETYRGQSGFDNSGRGYYFATDEDDGDMRNRGSGYAYNRPSNSLSTPCGRISGNCPYAGAGYSKVTSSAIGSDSSRIPGHTNVLGSEGGGWTYLGDRDRDRDQDKVSGKGSSSGGGSSSSSNSVSSNGNGGSGSGGSRDRDRDRDAQSSSYGGRPRPLGVSYLLERDSDSSSDGPGKPANPAGGGVGGGGGTNGGAGGQSMPIPAAQTAAEGSSGTAEQ
- the LOC6495633 gene encoding glycine-rich RNA-binding protein RZ1C isoform X4; the encoded protein is MRAFMLLPFLALLVCVRAAVTGPEARSSVDSKDRQVATAGVGVLDSVLRGKSRQSRCVRCYEDRDRDRYYGGYSSRTGDDSRGSSWYYSGYEDRGSSRDRDYDRYYDRYRYYDDRYTPRTYDRYEGRGYDEYRRPSAYGSYDRERGYGYDNRDRYYTDRYSEGSSRDRYYDRSRSGYDRYDPYDRYYSRGQSGFDNSGRGYYFATDEDDGDMRNRGSGYAYNRPSNSLSTPCGRISGNCPYAGAGYSKVTSSAIGSDSSRIPGHTNVLGSEGGGWTYLGDRDRDRDQDKVSGKGSSSGGGSSSSSNSVSSNGNGGSGSGGSRDRDRDRDAQRLALLSPLIALPMVADHVL
- the LOC6495633 gene encoding keratin, type I cytoskeletal 9 isoform X2, which encodes MRAFMLLPFLALLVCVRAAVTGPEARSSVDSKDRQVATAGVGVLDSVLRGKSRQSRCVRCYEDRDRDRYYGGYSSRTGDDSRGSSWYYSGYEDRGSSRDRDYDRYYDRYRYYDDRYTPRTYDRYEGRGYDEYRRPSAYGSYDRERGYGYDNRDRYYTDRYSEGSSRDRYYDRSRSGYDRYDPYDRYYSRGQSGFDNSGRGYYFATDEDDGDMRNRGSGYAYNRPSNSLSTPCGRISGNCPYAGAGYSKVTSSAIGSDSSRIPGHTNVLGSEGGGWTYLGDRDRDRDQDKVSGKGSSSGGGSSSSSNSVSSNGNGGSGSGGSRDRDRDRDAQSSSYGGRPRPLGVSYLLERDSDSSSDGPGKPANPAGGGVGGGGGTNGGAGGQSMPIPAAQTAAEGSSGTAEQ